The Plasmodium gaboni strain SY75 chromosome 9, whole genome shotgun sequence DNA segment atatatatatatatatatacattttatgatcatatggaaaaaattattatcattgTGTGTAAcaaaaagatatattatacatttgATGAAAcatgtataaatataaaattatttatattttgtatgttatatgtataatgtatttatatatatattatatatatatatatataattattaattaaaatagttttaatataaataatacatatgaatttacttcatttttcaaatatataatgtgttatattttttttataatttgattatcatgtttatattatactatttttatttttatttataattatattcccatttcatttcattttttttttttttttattttacttATCTTTGTTTTTGACgttttgttttttaatagaactttcaaaataaaataacatctataaattgatatatataaaaatataaaaatataaaaattctGTCCTATATTTTAATCATTCTTATGATAaatctttttaatatagaaggaataaagaaaaaaattatattaatagatctaacacatatatatttatatatatgcttatatataatgaatttcctatttttttttttttaataaaaaattatattatttttttgtccttatatatatatatattatatatatatgttatgtcttttttaattttatatagagtacaaaaaaataaaatataataaatatcaaatgaaaatataattttaaatataaatgcaacaaatattcataaattaataataatatatatatttatatatattatatatattttaaaatatgaaaaaaaaaaaaaagaaaaaaaaaaaagtataaataataacgAATGCATGATAAAGATCCAGAATGATATAGGATCTTAcacatattaaaaaaaaaaaaaaaaattaaaattaatttataaatatataatatatattccgagcatgaaattatttatatcaaatatTAGGTATAcctataatatatatatatatatatatatatatatttatttatatgttaaaaCTTATTAgacataaaaaaaatagttatttatttttcatataggtatatacaaaataataattttatttacacTTAACACGTTAACATTTCTCCttttcataaaaatgaaataagGTCGTCTCCTTGTTGAGTTTTTCTCTTTCTTTAGATGTTCCTTCGAGAAAATACTTatagatttttttttctttatttgtGAGACCTTCTAAGAAATAAGAATTTAATTTggttttattattaattaaaaaatgaattcTTGTTTTTTCAGCTTTTCTtaaaatatcataaaaatttgTAGAAGGCCATTCATTGATAGGCAATAAATTACATAATTCGTAGGCTGTTTCAAAATAAAACTGATTAAATAAACCTATCGTTACAGATACTGGATCAAATTTTAATGTTTCtataatatcataataaGAAGGAAATTTGattcttattatattctttttatataattttacagcaaaaaataatgttaaCTTTATTTCATCATCCGCATTTAATTTATCTTCTCTTAATCCACTTTTATATTCTAAGTATGcttcattatttaataatgaCAACCCATATAAATCCACAACAGGTACACATGGAATTTCAACTAAATcaataaaattaaaaggtgtatttatatcttttattatttcttcaaattctaaaaaattgttattcacttttatattcttcaatatttcttcattcatttttaatttattcaCATAGGTACCTTAACTtatcatacatatatatatatatatatatatatatatatatatgtgtgtgtgtctctttattaattttttttttttttttttttcttcttattGTTTAGGAACGTGTAAAATcatttctatataataatattacatttaATTAATGTAGCcacaaaaaataaaaactaTTCAGCATAATGAGGAACATTATTTAGAACTAAGGTTGCccatttaaaaaaaaaaaaataaaaaaaaaaaaaaaaaaaagaaaacacatatatatatatatatatatatatataatatatgtatatgcCTCGGTGTTATATATCTTCagtttttatattattttatttttttaatacatgTGCACATTTATTAATCCACATAAGTTACAtttcattaaaaaatatgtattacaaaataattgtaagaaaaaaaaaaatgaatacaCTAATTTGCCTTTATTACAACAACCTTTTGGctataatttaaaatagaaagaaagaaaaaatggAATGAAATAGAAaggggaaaaaaaaaaaaaaaaatatatatatatatatatatatatatattatgtatatgtaaatttcttttttttttatttatttttttttaatccCTATCATTATTCTAAGTTATcatacattttatttaacaaatattttgtaCTTTTGTTTCATACTTTTgatatatatcttatatatacaaaaggtatataaaaatatatatatatatatatatatatatatgtgagtacgtttatatttattatattattggaaaaatatgaaagaaacaaatatggaaaaaaagaaatatacaaacat contains these protein-coding regions:
- a CDS encoding putative GINS complex subunit Psf3 → MNEEILKNIKVNNNFLEFEEIIKDINTPFNFIDLVEIPCVPVVDLYGLSLLNNEAYLEYKSGLREDKLNADDEIKLTLFFAVKLYKKNIIRIKFPSYYDIIETLKFDPVSVTIGLFNQFYFETAYELCNLLPINEWPSTNFYDILRKAEKTRIHFLINNKTKLNSYFLEGLTNKEKKIYKYFLEGTSKEREKLNKETTLFHFYEKEKC